From the bacterium genome, the window ATTCTTGATGATCTCGTCAATATCTGCCAGAGGGCATGTATAGTAAAGGGGAACGCTCACCGCACCGATGAGACCGATAGCCACATCTATGGTAAGAAAGCGAGTGCTGTTGAGTCCCACTATGGCAATACGGTCCTCGGGGCAGACATTCATGGAATACAGCGCTTTTACTGCTGCCAGTATGTTCTTACGAACTTCTGCAGTATCTCTGGTCACGATTTTACCTTTCACCACATCGTGGTAAGTCACAGGACGGCTTTTACTCTTCTGGCGGAAAATGATCTGCTCGTGAACACTCCGTTCAGTCCTGTGCATAAAGCCCGTGTAAACCGAAAACTCCAACAGGTTCGGCATGATGGCGCGCCATTCCATTTCATAACAACCCAGTAACCGGTCAGTGTTGTCTCTCATGTATCGCCTGCGCTCATTGAAGTAAGGAACCAGGGGTATTAAAGCATCAAGTATACCTTTTTGTTTGATGCGGAAAACTTTTTGAATCCTGAACCAGCGCAGAAGCAAGGAATCAGGAATTGGCAAGAACAGAGGACGTGAAAGAGTAATACCGAGACGCTCCCGTGTCCATTCTCTGACATAACCTATTAATTCACCTGCAGCAGGCAGTGATTCAAAAGGTGCTGTCAGGTGGAAATTCATACCTTCTGCCCGGGGATCGAAGGTAAGACGGGCAACCGCATCCGTAACATAGTCGACCGGGATAAGGTTGATACGTTGTGATGAACTCAAAGGAAGAACCTTCAGCCGACCGGTCATGTATAATCGTACCGGGAAATACAGGGTATTAAAGGTTTTAATGTAACCTGTGTGAGAATCACCGACTATCATCCCGGGGCGAAAAACCGAGATGGGAAACTCGACTTTAGCCGCTTGTACCAAGAGTTCACTCTCGTACTTACTAACCTCGTATGGACTTAAAAAACCGTATTCATCGGTAAGAGTGTTCTCGTGTATTTCACCTCTTCGTCCTCCGGCAACATAGGCAGTAGATACGTGAGAGAATCGTATTAAACCGTGATCAAGGTGGACTTTCCGAGCCAGTTCGAGCACATTTTTTGTACCCTGAACATTGGTCATCCTGAGTTCGTCAAGGGAGGCGCAGATGCTCACATTTGCAGCCATATGGATAATGTGAGTGAGCCTGGATACTAACTCATCATAGATAACATCCTCAAGACCTAATCCGGATTCGGTGATATTGCCCTTAACCACCTGAATCCTGTCTTCAATGGCGCCTATAAGTTCAGGAAAGTCCCACCATCCCCGAGATAGTCTGTATAGTGCCTCCTGCATGTTCTTAGCCCTTACGAGTACGATAATATCGAGGTCGGTATTTTTCAGAATCCATTGTGTTATATACGTGCCCAAGAAACCTGTCGCCCCCGTCAGGAGTATCGTACCGGTCATCCCTTAACCCCCCAACCTTGTTTCTCCACGAAAACTCTGAGTAATTCACGGTTACGTGTTGATTTTGCTATAAAGTCTTCAAATCCTCTTACAAGAATCTCCCTGATGAGCTTTGTATCCGAAAACAATCTGTCAACACGATTACTTAAAACTTCCGATAAATCTGGCGTTGAGTATTCGATAAAAAACTCCTGTAAACCCAGTTCACGGTAAAAGTCCTCAAGCCTACTGTCATGCCCCACAGCTACCTGAGGTACTTGCGCATCAAGAGAAAGAACACTTGCATGGAATCTTGAGGTTACCAGTAATTCAAGACTTCTTAAAAGAACAGTCATCTGAGAGGCGTTATAGTGCTTTGAAGAAAATATTCTCGCACGATCGGAATTGTCCATATAATGCATAATCATCCGAGCGAGAGGTTCGTCAAGCTCTTCCATGCAAATCAAGGCTACAGACTTGTCATACTTTTTGATAATACGGTCAGCCTCGGCTGCGAAAACATTTGCCAGTGTTTCAGTTGAATGGTGTCGTTCGGGTGAATGGGAAAAGTAGTACGGCCATTTGTAGCAATATTGCTTGCGGCCCCAAAGACGTATTACTACCGGCCACAAATAGAAATCCACAGCTGCAATCCCTACAATTCCGGTTGAATTATCCGGCCACACATCTTGCAGGAATGTTTTGTCGGCAGGGTTTGTAAGCAACGTATAAGCGGTGTCGGTCGTTACTTCAATTGGTGCGCTTACCCCCCAGGACTTGAGACGGGCAGCAGCGGAACCGGTTCTGGTAATAATGAGGTCCGTCTTGCTCGCCACCCGTTTTACAAGTCTTTGATTTATGGAAGATAAATCACCTGCATCGACAGCGTACGCAAGGCAGGGTTTATCCATAGCATAGGCGCAACGAGAAGCCCACAAAAAAAACCAGAGAAGGGCGGAAGTCCACGTGTCCATGTAGGTACTGCCTTCAACCAAAAGGATCAGGTCATGTTCACTCACGAGCCGTTGGAGTGATCGAAAATATATTGAGGGAATGGGAGCGATCCGAAGATTTGACTCCTCCTTGAGGTACCGTCGGAGGTTGAACTCATTCAGAGTCGGGACGGTAATGAAAACTTCAGGCCCCAGTATCGTTTTTATATCCTCTATTGTAGCCAGGAGTCTTGCCTCGGCGCCCGTGTTGTTAGCTCCGTTATAACCTACAAGGAGAACTTTCGGAATTATATCTGCATGTTTTTTCATGGTGATAACACAATCTCTTTCAAGTTTAAATTTGATAGTTTTATCACTATTTTATATATCATACATTAATAAATAGTCTAATTCTCAATCATTACTATCCAAAAAAATATAATAAAATTTTTGCGTGATCAAAACGGGATTATTTCAGGTGACAAATCATGATAAATGGCAATAAACGGTAAGAATTTTAAATTGATTATAAAAAAAGGATTTCATCTAATATTTTATTATTTCTCAAAAACTTACAATGATGCCTCGCAGCGGTTTCGATTCCCGTCGCTTCCACCATCTTGTTGATAATAATATACTTATGAAAGGTTTGCTACCGAATAATATCCTGATCAGGATTTTTTGCGAATCGAGATACCGGCTTCGTTACTTACCACAATTTACCACTGACTGGATCGACAGTTACAATATCTATGTGAGAAAAAGCAGGCCGGAGTCATACAGTTTTTCAAAACACGATCCCAGGAGATAAGTTAACAAATAATACATAAGAAAAACCCTTGCCGACACTATGCACCCCGTTAAAATTTAATCCCAGCCTTATTTAAACGAAAATATCAGGGGAAATATCAGCCCGACAAAACCCAACCACAGGGCATAGATCGGAAGAAGCCTTGTCTGCCATTTCTCCAAGAGAACGAAGGATATTTTTCTTCTGAAAAACTGTATAAAAAGATAAGCCATCCCAAAAAGATTGACAAAGACAAGCACGTTTTCCCCCAGGGCAGCCAGCTTGTTCGGGCTGACACCGAAGGAACTCAGCCGGAAAACAATGGCGGAAAGCGCAATGACATCGATGATCAGGGCAACGGTAATGAGAAAGAGGCTGATCCAGTCGTATATCTGCGGGACGTTTGTTTCTTTCCGTGTGGAAATGATGTAGAACACGATCCCGAGGACCAATATCAACATGAAATCAAACCCGATAAGGAAATCCCTTTCGAGGAAGGGGCTTTTCCGGAGCACTGCCATTACTCCCAGAAACACCAGCATCACACAGAGAAGCAGCGGAGCGAAAATTCTGGCAAGTATCGGGGCGAAATTTTCAACAACGCTTTTTTTCTGATCAACGAGATAGGCGGCGATAACCGGCGACGCGGCGGCTACGGGAACTGCAAAATGTTCAAAAACATATTTTTCAGCTTTTATATCTATGGCTGCAAAAAGAGCAATGCTCAAACCGCTTATGACAAAAATACCGCAAAACAGGAGCGTCG encodes:
- a CDS encoding AMP-binding protein → MTGTILLTGATGFLGTYITQWILKNTDLDIIVLVRAKNMQEALYRLSRGWWDFPELIGAIEDRIQVVKGNITESGLGLEDVIYDELVSRLTHIIHMAANVSICASLDELRMTNVQGTKNVLELARKVHLDHGLIRFSHVSTAYVAGGRRGEIHENTLTDEYGFLSPYEVSKYESELLVQAAKVEFPISVFRPGMIVGDSHTGYIKTFNTLYFPVRLYMTGRLKVLPLSSSQRINLIPVDYVTDAVARLTFDPRAEGMNFHLTAPFESLPAAGELIGYVREWTRERLGITLSRPLFLPIPDSLLLRWFRIQKVFRIKQKGILDALIPLVPYFNERRRYMRDNTDRLLGCYEMEWRAIMPNLLEFSVYTGFMHRTERSVHEQIIFRQKSKSRPVTYHDVVKGKIVTRDTAEVRKNILAAVKALYSMNVCPEDRIAIVGLNSTRFLTIDVAIGLIGAVSVPLYYTCPLADIDEIIKNSNSRLLFVGSYKLIEKVEELTVTIPVISFCQDSLPQELHDKVISWNDFLAKGENSGEMRLDAPIALYNTATLRYTSGTTGRPKGAIFRHDNLRWMAESLASLIPWKTRNEKISYLSFLPMNHVVEGILTMYSPYYIPAPLNIYFLEDFHDLQDALPRVKPTIFFSVPRFYEKVWEKILNSGIGCQYLRLHKGLMKKIFRYILRWVILRKIGLERCTQLIMGSAPASENLFKSFRELGIEIHNAYGLTEAPLVTLNRFGANRLGTVGEPLPNTLVHIADDGEILVRGPQVTSGYYGGGVEQPFREGWLQTGDYGYLTGEGSLVISGRKSELIVTSYGKNIYPVKIEMMLQEITNISVVMLIGDSRPYCVSLLWVKQNLCTEFSPEATDNAIKEVNTRLSHPEQVKRWAILNDDLSIEGGDLTANLKIKRKALTGRFKDVIDALYDERELPEYVLHYGRTEKG
- a CDS encoding polysaccharide pyruvyl transferase family protein yields the protein MKKHADIIPKVLLVGYNGANNTGAEARLLATIEDIKTILGPEVFITVPTLNEFNLRRYLKEESNLRIAPIPSIYFRSLQRLVSEHDLILLVEGSTYMDTWTSALLWFFLWASRCAYAMDKPCLAYAVDAGDLSSINQRLVKRVASKTDLIITRTGSAAARLKSWGVSAPIEVTTDTAYTLLTNPADKTFLQDVWPDNSTGIVGIAAVDFYLWPVVIRLWGRKQYCYKWPYYFSHSPERHHSTETLANVFAAEADRIIKKYDKSVALICMEELDEPLARMIMHYMDNSDRARIFSSKHYNASQMTVLLRSLELLVTSRFHASVLSLDAQVPQVAVGHDSRLEDFYRELGLQEFFIEYSTPDLSEVLSNRVDRLFSDTKLIREILVRGFEDFIAKSTRNRELLRVFVEKQGWGVKG